A window of the Streptomyces sp. NBC_00454 genome harbors these coding sequences:
- a CDS encoding citrate synthase 2, with amino-acid sequence MSDFVPGLEGVVAFETEIAEPDKEGGSLRYRGIDIEDLVGHVSFGNVWGLLVDGAFNPGLPAAEPFPIPVHSGDIRVDVQSALAMLAPVWGLKPLLDIDEQTARDDLARAAVMALSYVAQSARGQGRPMVPQSEIDKAGSVVERFMIRWRGEPDPRHVKAVDAYWTSAAEHGMNASTFTARVIASTGADVAAALSGAVGAMSGPLHGGAPSRVLGMIEEIERTGDAVAYVKKALDKGERLMGFGHRVYRAEDPRARVLRRTAKELDAPRYEVAAALEKAALEELHERRPDRVLATNVEFWAAIMLDFAEVPAHMFTSMFTCARTAGWSAHILEQKRTGRLVRPSARYTGPARRNPREIAGYADMAETA; translated from the coding sequence ATGTCCGACTTCGTACCCGGGCTCGAGGGAGTCGTCGCGTTCGAGACGGAGATCGCCGAACCCGACAAGGAGGGTGGGTCTCTGCGCTACCGGGGCATCGACATCGAAGACCTGGTGGGCCACGTCTCCTTCGGGAACGTCTGGGGTCTGCTGGTCGACGGTGCCTTCAACCCGGGCCTGCCGGCCGCCGAGCCCTTCCCGATCCCTGTGCACTCCGGCGACATCCGCGTGGACGTGCAGTCCGCACTCGCCATGCTCGCCCCCGTGTGGGGTCTCAAACCGCTGCTGGACATCGACGAGCAGACCGCCCGCGACGACCTGGCGCGCGCGGCCGTGATGGCCCTGTCGTACGTGGCCCAGTCCGCCCGCGGCCAGGGCCGGCCGATGGTCCCGCAGAGCGAGATCGACAAGGCCGGGTCGGTCGTCGAGCGGTTCATGATCCGCTGGCGGGGCGAGCCCGACCCGCGCCACGTCAAGGCCGTCGACGCGTACTGGACCTCCGCCGCCGAGCACGGCATGAACGCCTCCACCTTCACCGCCCGGGTCATCGCCTCCACCGGCGCGGACGTCGCCGCGGCCCTGTCGGGCGCGGTCGGCGCCATGTCCGGGCCGCTGCACGGCGGGGCACCGTCGCGCGTCCTCGGCATGATCGAGGAGATCGAGCGCACCGGCGACGCCGTGGCCTACGTGAAGAAGGCCCTCGACAAGGGCGAGCGGCTGATGGGCTTCGGCCACCGGGTCTACCGCGCCGAGGACCCGCGCGCCCGCGTGCTGCGGCGCACCGCCAAGGAACTGGACGCCCCGCGCTACGAGGTGGCCGCCGCGCTGGAGAAGGCCGCCCTGGAGGAGCTGCACGAGCGCCGCCCCGACCGGGTGCTCGCGACCAACGTGGAGTTCTGGGCCGCGATCATGCTGGACTTCGCGGAGGTCCCGGCGCACATGTTCACCTCGATGTTCACGTGCGCCCGTACCGCCGGCTGGTCGGCGCACATCCTGGAGCAGAAGCGCACGGGCCGCCTGGTCCGTCCGTCGGCCCGCTACACCGGCCCGGCCCGGCGCAACCCGCGCGAGATCGCGGGCTACGCGGACATGGCCGAGACCGCCTGA
- a CDS encoding TetR/AcrR family transcriptional regulator: protein MAAVTTADATTADAATQPAAPASGPKQARSRVTRRHLLEAAVSCLAEQGWAGSTVAVVAERAGVSRGAAQHHFRTREELFTAAVEYMAEERSTALRDLFPHGAAEADRADVVAALIDMYTGPMFRAALQLWVAASHEEQLRPRVAELEARVGRETHRIAVELLGADESVPGVRETVQGLLDMARGLGLANVITDDTARRARVVAQWARILDAVLA from the coding sequence ATGGCTGCTGTGACCACGGCGGACGCCACCACGGCGGACGCCGCGACGCAGCCCGCCGCGCCCGCGAGCGGCCCCAAGCAGGCCCGCAGTCGGGTCACCCGCCGCCACCTGCTGGAGGCGGCCGTCTCCTGCCTGGCCGAACAGGGCTGGGCCGGTTCCACCGTCGCCGTGGTCGCCGAGCGCGCCGGAGTCTCGCGCGGTGCCGCCCAGCACCACTTCCGCACCCGGGAGGAGCTGTTCACGGCGGCCGTCGAGTACATGGCCGAGGAACGCTCCACCGCCCTGCGGGACCTGTTCCCGCACGGCGCGGCCGAGGCCGACCGGGCCGACGTGGTCGCGGCGCTCATCGACATGTACACCGGCCCGATGTTCCGCGCCGCCCTCCAGCTGTGGGTCGCGGCCTCCCACGAGGAGCAGCTGCGCCCCCGCGTCGCCGAGCTGGAGGCGCGGGTGGGCCGTGAGACCCACCGCATCGCCGTGGAACTCCTGGGCGCGGACGAGTCCGTACCCGGCGTACGGGAGACCGTGCAGGGCCTGCTCGACATGGCCCGCGGGCTGGGCCTGGCGAACGTCATCACCGACGACACCGCCCGCCGGGCCCGCGTGGTCGCCCAGTGGGCCCGGATCCTGGACGCGGTACTGGCCTGA
- a CDS encoding enoyl-CoA hydratase family protein, producing MPPLVHAARATGVATLTLDSPANRNALSAGLVQELRAALAAAAADPAARAVVLTHTGTTFCAGADLKSPCEPADFLALLREIAELPLPVVARVTGHVRAGGLGLLGVCDIAAAGHASTYAFTETHLGVVPAVISAPLLPRMDPRAAARYFLTAEAFDAAEAFRIGLLTLHGEDVDKVLAPVLEGLRKAGPLALAATKQLVTAPVRAALERDGAALAELSARHFGSAEAREGITARFERRDPSWLL from the coding sequence ATGCCCCCACTGGTCCACGCCGCGCGAGCGACCGGCGTCGCCACGCTCACCCTCGACTCCCCGGCCAACCGCAACGCCCTCTCCGCCGGCCTCGTCCAAGAGCTGCGCGCCGCTCTCGCCGCAGCGGCCGCCGACCCGGCGGCCCGGGCGGTCGTCCTCACCCACACCGGCACCACCTTCTGCGCCGGGGCCGACCTCAAGTCGCCCTGCGAACCGGCCGATTTCCTGGCCCTGCTGCGCGAGATCGCCGAACTGCCCCTGCCGGTCGTCGCCCGCGTCACCGGACACGTCCGGGCGGGCGGCCTCGGGCTGCTCGGGGTCTGCGACATCGCCGCCGCCGGGCACGCGTCCACGTACGCGTTCACCGAGACCCACCTCGGGGTGGTCCCGGCCGTCATCTCCGCGCCGCTGCTGCCGCGCATGGACCCGCGTGCCGCCGCCCGCTACTTCCTGACCGCCGAGGCCTTCGACGCCGCCGAGGCCTTCCGGATCGGCCTGCTCACCCTGCACGGCGAGGACGTGGACAAGGTGCTGGCCCCCGTCCTGGAGGGCCTGCGCAAGGCCGGCCCGCTCGCCCTCGCCGCGACGAAGCAGCTGGTCACGGCCCCGGTACGGGCCGCCCTGGAACGCGACGGCGCCGCGCTCGCCGAACTGTCCGCCCGCCACTTCGGCTCGGCCGAGGCCCGCGAGGGCATCACCGCCCGCTTCGAGCGCCGGGATCCGTCATGGCTGCTGTGA
- a CDS encoding acyl-CoA dehydrogenase family protein, translating into MSNTVVAPFVLETEEHQALRAAVAALGQRYGRDYLARVAREGRHPDELWADAAKLGYLGVNLPEEYGGGGGGIAELSIVLEELGAAGCPLLMMVVSPAICGTVIARFGTEAQKQTWLPGLADGTRTMAFGITEPDAGSNSHRITTTARRDGDDWILTGRKVFISGVDIADATLIVGRTEDAKTGRLKPCLFIVPREAPGFSHSAIDMELQAAEKQFELVLDEVRLPAEALVGDEDAGLLQLFAGLNPERVMTAAFAIGMGRYALARAVDYAKTRQVWKDPIGAHQAIAHPLAASHIELELARLMMQKAARLYDAGDDMGAGEAANMAKYAAAEACVKAVDQSVHTLGGNGLTREYGLAALIVASRVARIAPVSREMILNFVSHQTLGLPKSY; encoded by the coding sequence ATGAGCAACACCGTTGTGGCACCTTTTGTCCTCGAAACCGAAGAGCACCAGGCCCTGCGCGCCGCCGTCGCCGCCCTCGGGCAGCGCTACGGCCGCGACTACCTCGCCCGTGTGGCCCGCGAGGGCCGCCACCCCGACGAGCTGTGGGCGGACGCCGCCAAGCTCGGCTACCTCGGGGTCAACCTCCCCGAGGAGTACGGCGGCGGGGGCGGCGGCATCGCCGAACTGTCCATCGTCCTGGAGGAGCTCGGCGCCGCCGGCTGTCCGCTGCTGATGATGGTGGTCTCGCCCGCCATCTGCGGCACGGTCATCGCCCGCTTCGGCACCGAGGCCCAGAAGCAGACCTGGCTCCCCGGCCTCGCCGACGGCACCCGGACCATGGCCTTCGGCATCACCGAACCCGACGCCGGATCCAACTCCCACCGCATCACCACCACGGCCCGCCGCGATGGCGACGACTGGATCCTGACCGGCCGCAAGGTCTTCATCTCCGGTGTGGACATCGCCGACGCCACCCTCATCGTCGGCCGCACCGAAGACGCGAAGACGGGCCGGCTCAAGCCGTGCCTGTTCATCGTCCCGCGCGAGGCCCCCGGCTTCTCCCACTCCGCCATCGACATGGAGCTCCAGGCCGCGGAGAAGCAGTTCGAACTGGTCCTGGACGAGGTGCGGCTGCCCGCCGAAGCCCTCGTGGGCGACGAGGACGCGGGCCTGCTCCAGCTCTTCGCCGGCCTCAACCCCGAGCGCGTCATGACCGCCGCCTTCGCCATCGGCATGGGCCGCTACGCACTGGCCAGGGCGGTCGACTACGCCAAGACCCGCCAGGTGTGGAAGGACCCCATCGGCGCCCACCAGGCCATCGCCCACCCCCTCGCCGCCTCGCACATCGAGCTGGAACTCGCCCGCCTGATGATGCAGAAGGCCGCCCGCCTCTACGACGCGGGCGACGACATGGGCGCGGGCGAGGCCGCGAACATGGCCAAGTACGCCGCCGCCGAGGCCTGCGTCAAGGCCGTGGACCAGTCCGTCCACACCTTGGGCGGCAACGGCCTCACCCGTGAATACGGCCTGGCCGCCCTGATCGTCGCCTCCCGGGTCGCCCGGATCGCCCCCGTGAGTCGCGAGATGATCCTCAACTTCGTCTCGCACCAGACGCTGGGCCTGCCCAAGTCGTACTAG
- a CDS encoding biotin carboxylase N-terminal domain-containing protein, which translates to MTLTPPLPLKSVLVANRGEIAVRVFRTARALGLATVAVHSDPDSDALHVRTADAAVRLPGAAPADTYLRGDLVIKAALAAGADAVHPGYGFLSENAGFAREVQAAGLVWIGPPPAAIEAMASKTRAKELMRAAGVPLLDPVDPQQATSADLPLLLKAAAGGGGRGMRVVRDLDALKEELEGACAEARSAFGDGEVFAEPYVERGRHVEVQILADSHGTVWALGTRDCSLQRRHQKVIEEAPAPALPEALRASLHEAAVAAARAVSYQGAGTVEFLVTADGRPYFLEMNTRLQVEHPVTEAVFGIDLVALQLRIAEGAALPLTPPQATGHAVEARLYAEDPALDWRPQTGVLHTLAVPGEVRVDTGFADGDTVSVHYDPMLAKVVAHAPTRAEAVRALASALAGARIHGVTTNRELLVRSLRHPEFEAARLDTGFYESHLTALTEADPEDPAPALCALAAALAEAAPAPDAPLALRLGGWRNLRSQPQSRRYAVGGTEHEVLYHPARSGPPELVDRPGVRVLAATPELVTLEVEGVRRMFHVKHNSNNPGVEASVVYVDSVLGAHTLTPVPRFADPQDRTEPGSLLAPMPGTVVRVAEGLAPGSPVTAGQPLLWLEAMKMEHRILAPASGTLTALHAVTGQQVEFGALLAVVQEEPSA; encoded by the coding sequence ATGACCCTGACCCCGCCCCTGCCTCTGAAGTCCGTCCTCGTGGCCAACCGCGGCGAGATCGCCGTCCGCGTCTTCCGCACCGCCCGCGCCCTCGGCCTGGCCACCGTCGCCGTCCACTCCGACCCCGACTCCGACGCCCTGCACGTGCGCACGGCCGACGCCGCCGTACGGCTGCCGGGCGCGGCCCCCGCCGACACCTACCTGCGCGGGGACCTGGTCATCAAGGCCGCCCTCGCGGCGGGCGCCGACGCGGTCCACCCCGGCTACGGGTTCCTCTCCGAGAACGCCGGCTTCGCCCGCGAGGTCCAGGCCGCCGGGCTCGTCTGGATCGGCCCGCCGCCCGCCGCCATCGAGGCCATGGCGTCCAAGACCCGGGCCAAGGAGCTGATGCGCGCCGCCGGGGTCCCGCTCCTGGACCCCGTGGACCCGCAGCAGGCCACCTCGGCCGACCTCCCGCTGCTCCTGAAGGCCGCGGCGGGCGGTGGCGGCCGCGGAATGCGGGTCGTACGGGACCTGGACGCGCTCAAGGAGGAACTGGAGGGCGCCTGCGCCGAGGCCCGTTCCGCCTTCGGCGACGGCGAGGTCTTCGCGGAGCCCTACGTGGAGCGGGGCCGTCACGTCGAGGTACAGATCCTCGCCGACTCCCACGGCACCGTCTGGGCGCTCGGCACCCGCGACTGCTCCCTCCAGCGGCGCCACCAGAAGGTCATCGAGGAGGCCCCGGCGCCCGCTCTGCCCGAGGCACTGCGCGCGAGCCTGCACGAGGCGGCCGTGGCCGCCGCGCGCGCGGTCTCGTACCAGGGCGCGGGCACCGTGGAGTTCCTCGTCACCGCCGACGGACGCCCGTACTTCCTGGAGATGAACACCCGCCTCCAGGTGGAACACCCCGTCACCGAGGCCGTCTTCGGGATCGACCTCGTCGCGCTCCAGCTGCGGATCGCCGAGGGCGCGGCCCTGCCGCTGACCCCGCCGCAGGCCACGGGCCACGCCGTCGAGGCCCGGCTGTACGCCGAGGATCCCGCCCTGGACTGGCGCCCGCAGACCGGGGTGCTGCACACCCTGGCCGTCCCCGGAGAGGTCCGGGTGGACACCGGGTTCGCCGACGGGGACACCGTCTCCGTCCACTACGACCCGATGCTCGCCAAGGTCGTCGCCCACGCCCCGACCCGCGCCGAGGCCGTCCGCGCCCTTGCCTCGGCCCTCGCCGGAGCCCGGATCCACGGGGTCACCACCAACCGCGAGCTCCTCGTACGGTCCCTGCGCCACCCGGAGTTCGAGGCCGCGCGCCTGGACACCGGCTTCTACGAGAGCCACCTGACCGCCCTCACCGAAGCCGACCCCGAGGACCCGGCGCCCGCCCTCTGCGCGCTGGCCGCGGCCCTCGCGGAGGCGGCCCCCGCCCCCGACGCCCCGCTCGCCCTGCGGCTCGGCGGCTGGCGCAACCTCCGCTCCCAGCCGCAGAGCCGCCGGTACGCGGTGGGCGGGACGGAGCACGAGGTCCTGTACCACCCGGCCCGCAGCGGGCCCCCGGAACTCGTGGACCGGCCCGGGGTCCGGGTCCTGGCCGCGACGCCGGAGCTCGTCACCCTCGAAGTCGAGGGCGTCCGGCGGATGTTCCACGTGAAACACAATTCGAACAACCCGGGGGTCGAGGCTTCGGTGGTCTACGTCGACTCGGTGCTCGGCGCCCACACCCTGACCCCCGTACCCCGGTTCGCGGACCCCCAGGACCGCACCGAACCGGGCTCCCTGCTCGCCCCCATGCCCGGCACCGTCGTCCGCGTCGCCGAGGGCCTGGCCCCCGGCAGCCCCGTCACCGCCGGGCAGCCCCTGCTCTGGCTGGAGGCGATGAAGATGGAACACCGCATCCTCGCGCCCGCCTCCGGCACGCTCACCGCGCTCCACGCCGTCACCGGCCAACAGGTCGAATTCGGCGCCCTGCTCGCCGTCGTCCAGGAGGAACCGTCCGCATGA
- a CDS encoding acyl-CoA carboxylase subunit beta gives MTRLKTAVDPLAPEHAQARSAALERIAELDAAHGAALQGGGEKYTARHKGRGKLLARERVELLLDPDTPFLELSPLAAWGSDYPVGASMVTGIGTVEGVECLITANDPTVRGGASNPWTLKKALRANEIARQNRLPCISLVESGGADLPSQKEIFIPGGAIFRDITRLSAEGIPTVAVVFGNSTAGGAYIPGMSDHTIMIKDRSKVFLGGPPLVKMATGEESDDESLGGADMHARTSGLADYYALDEYDAIRQARRVVARLNHRKAHPDPDRAQEPLHDPEELLGIVPADLKTPFDPREVIARIVDASDFDEFKPLYGTSLVTGWATLHGYPVGILANAQGVLFSAESQKAAQFIQLANQRDIPLLFLHNTTGYMVGKEYEQGGIIKHGSMMINAVSNSRVPHLSVLIGASYGAGHYGMCGRAYEPRFLFAWPSAKSAVMGPAQLAGVLSIVSRQSAAAKGLPYDEEADAGMRAFVEAQIESESLPMFLSGRLYDDGVIDPRDTRTILGLCLSAVHNAPVEGARGGFGVFRM, from the coding sequence GTGACCCGCCTCAAGACCGCCGTCGACCCGCTCGCCCCCGAGCACGCGCAGGCCCGTAGCGCCGCCCTGGAGCGGATCGCCGAGCTCGACGCGGCGCACGGGGCGGCCCTCCAGGGGGGCGGGGAGAAGTACACCGCCCGCCACAAGGGCCGGGGCAAGCTCCTGGCGCGGGAGCGGGTCGAGCTGCTGCTCGATCCGGACACCCCCTTCCTGGAGCTGTCCCCGCTGGCCGCCTGGGGCAGTGACTACCCCGTCGGCGCCTCCATGGTCACCGGCATCGGGACGGTCGAGGGCGTCGAATGCCTGATCACCGCCAACGATCCGACGGTGCGCGGCGGGGCGAGCAATCCGTGGACGCTCAAGAAGGCCCTGCGGGCCAACGAGATCGCCCGCCAGAACAGGCTGCCCTGCATCAGCCTCGTCGAGTCCGGCGGCGCCGATCTCCCCTCCCAGAAGGAGATCTTCATTCCGGGCGGCGCGATCTTCCGCGACATCACCCGGCTCTCGGCGGAGGGCATCCCCACTGTCGCCGTGGTCTTCGGCAACTCCACGGCCGGGGGCGCGTACATCCCCGGCATGTCCGACCACACCATCATGATCAAGGACCGTTCCAAGGTGTTCCTCGGCGGTCCGCCGCTGGTCAAGATGGCCACCGGCGAGGAGAGCGACGACGAGTCCCTCGGCGGAGCCGACATGCACGCCCGGACCTCGGGCCTCGCCGACTACTACGCCCTCGACGAGTACGACGCCATCCGCCAGGCCCGCCGGGTCGTCGCCCGCCTCAACCACCGCAAGGCCCACCCCGATCCGGACCGGGCGCAGGAGCCGCTGCACGATCCCGAGGAGCTCCTGGGGATCGTCCCGGCCGACCTGAAGACCCCCTTCGACCCCCGTGAGGTCATCGCCCGCATCGTCGACGCCTCCGACTTCGACGAGTTCAAGCCCCTCTACGGCACCAGCCTGGTCACCGGCTGGGCCACCCTCCACGGCTATCCGGTGGGCATCCTCGCCAATGCCCAGGGGGTGCTGTTCAGCGCGGAGTCGCAGAAGGCCGCCCAGTTCATCCAGCTCGCCAACCAGCGCGACATCCCGCTCCTCTTCCTCCACAACACCACCGGCTACATGGTCGGCAAGGAGTACGAGCAGGGCGGCATCATCAAGCACGGCTCGATGATGATCAACGCGGTCTCCAACTCCCGCGTCCCGCACCTGTCCGTCCTCATCGGCGCCAGCTACGGGGCCGGCCACTACGGCATGTGCGGCCGCGCCTACGAGCCCCGGTTCCTCTTCGCCTGGCCCAGCGCGAAGTCCGCCGTCATGGGGCCCGCGCAGCTCGCCGGGGTGCTGTCCATCGTGTCCCGGCAGTCGGCGGCCGCCAAGGGCCTGCCGTACGACGAGGAGGCCGACGCCGGCATGCGGGCCTTCGTCGAGGCCCAGATCGAATCGGAGTCCCTGCCGATGTTCCTGTCCGGGCGGCTGTACGACGACGGGGTCATCGACCCGCGCGACACCCGCACGATCCTCGGCCTGTGCCTGTCGGCCGTCCACAACGCCCCCGTCGAGGGCGCCCGTGGCGGCTTCGGCGTCTTCCGGATGTGA